The sequence TTACTCGATTCCTGAAAACTCTTATACATCTCCGATGGCATCCGTCCTGCCTCCTCCCACTCCATCCTCGCCAAATCCAACCTCAATATCAATATCGTCGAACACGATggattcaaagaaaaatttgactttaaCACTCCAATCATCAACAATTTATTCCCCTTTCCACGAACCAAACGTGGTCGTTTGATAATATCAAAGATATCTCCCCATTCAAGCCTTCCTAAACAAACCCAGTTGTTATAACTATTGTTAAGATTCGTCAGCGTACATGTAAAGAGCTTCCATTGAGATCTCCATCGAGACCCAACATCACATAAAGCGAAAACTGAGTCCGATATTAAAATAGGGCTTCTGGGTTTTGATGGTAAATTCGCAGAGAAAGTTAACCAcgactttgttttatttgtgtttgagaAATATAAAGCAGCGAGTTCGGTTAATACCATGACTCGGTGGTTCACTGAGTCAACCAGGACAGATCCGTGTCGTGACCAGGCCGAGCCAAGCTGGGGGAGCACCTGAAATTGGCGAGTCAGGGGGTTGCAGACAACGAGTGACCTGTTTGACTCGAGCGAGTTGGGTGATTCACCCCAGAGGTAAACGAGCCCACTCGCTGAGGCGACAGGTTGAGGTGACCTGAAAGGTAAAAAGCTGAGACTAAATCTGAGCCATTGATTCTGGTCTGGATCGAACACGTGGAGGTAAGGTAGAGAAGAGACGTGACTATTATGTctttgatggtggtggtggtggtgtggaGGGCGGAGAGCGAGGAAGCGGAGAGGGGTTTGAGTGGAGATTAGGTCCATGAAGGATGGTGAGGTCAACATTTGATTGAAGAACTTGCAGACAGATCTGCAAATCATGATTTGACGAATTGGGAGAGAGGAGAAGATCTGGTTGAGTGCGTCTTGTGGCAGACGGTTGATTGGTGAGGCGTCCATGGTTTCAGGTGAACCGGTGACGCAGAGAATCGGGAGGGAGGGGAGAAGAAAAGATGACAGGCAAGGGATATGGtagagatttttgttttgttttgttgttaaaGTACAGTTGGAGGCAGGGCCACATGCAATGCTTTTGTTGACTGCTGAAAGAGTCAAGACTAAAGTTGGTGATGGGCCAGGTAGTTTGATGGGTCCAGTTTTAAGCCCAGAACTATATTCTGCTAGCTTTTGGGCTTGCTGCTCAAAATGTTGGGAGATTTGATTGGCAATGATTTGTTAAAGACGGAAGGCTGAGCATCTGCACAAATGTTAAGTTAGTTGGGTTTAGTGATGATACTATTTTATTGCGTGCACTTTTTTTGcagacctaattttttttaaatgtgaaaaaaaaaatagtttaagtatatttataattagaaatatattttataaaaacgattcaaaataaccctttttaaaaaataatgtagtttaagtataatttataatttataatttaaaaaataaattaaaaattatctattaattaaattaatatctgactcaattttataataaatttttaatttgtaaataattatttttaaatctaacatacttataatatttttttaaataatataaaagttaaaaataatttaagtaaatttaattGTATGATACAAGAGAGAAACAACAATGTTCTAACGTGGCATGCTGCCATGGACCTCTATGAACAAACCAATTATTGACAAAAAAACTAAACGAGATGGTGTTTTACCATATATCATCTTCCAAAACACTATTTTTtgcaatagtatttttttaatttatgtttttttttttatctttcaa is a genomic window of Populus alba chromosome 5, ASM523922v2, whole genome shotgun sequence containing:
- the LOC118029274 gene encoding SKP1-interacting partner 15 translates to MDASPINRLPQDALNQIFSSLPIRQIMICRSVCKFFNQMLTSPSFMDLISTQTPLRFLALRPPHHHHHHQRHNSHVSSLPYLHVFDPDQNQWLRFSLSFLPFRSPQPVASASGLVYLWGESPNSLESNRSLVVCNPLTRQFQVLPQLGSAWSRHGSVLVDSVNHRVMVLTELAALYFSNTNKTKSWLTFSANLPSKPRSPILISDSVFALCDVGSRWRSQWKLFTCTLTNLNNSYNNWVCLGRLEWGDIFDIIKRPRLVRGKGNKLLMIGVLKSNFSLNPSCSTILILRLDLARMEWEEAGRMPSEMYKSFQESSKFKIFGGGDRVCLSAKRVGKLALWDDCDGVVWRWIEGVPGGGDGLCRGFVFEASLTALS